From the genome of Rhodospirillaceae bacterium, one region includes:
- a CDS encoding sugar ABC transporter substrate-binding protein, with protein MTELSGGYVWKLGAGREFIGPLSKLPIKAPFSDYLPLKEGPVLDASKTYRIGFAFHGAAHPWLISLADTAVYEVNLHPNVRIDVRDAGFDDRKMGRFIDDWIDSKYDAIILWPVREAPMGPPVDRAIDAGIPVVSLDRRTSSQNISSEVLGNFYANGLQQGLLLNHMTGGKGKMILNRKALGSTADSMRTGAFLEAIGDQNYQILESFHTNSQRALAVKSTAQALKGHSDIDIVFNTGGEEALGALDAVKQAKRLNSAPGGKKIIFLANDDSKATVEEVRKGNIEVVVPYTPFLGGLGVRVALMHIGYKEGLIKTKPEKQIITPNLPMITRERMNIDGIQTVTPDEWPYAYGPAPQQ; from the coding sequence GTGACGGAACTGTCCGGGGGGTATGTCTGGAAACTTGGGGCTGGCCGCGAGTTCATAGGCCCCCTGAGCAAGTTACCCATCAAGGCACCCTTCAGCGATTACCTGCCCTTGAAGGAAGGCCCTGTTTTGGATGCTTCCAAAACCTACCGAATAGGCTTCGCCTTTCACGGCGCCGCACATCCGTGGCTTATCAGCCTTGCCGATACGGCGGTCTATGAGGTTAACCTGCATCCTAATGTCCGCATCGATGTCCGTGACGCCGGTTTCGATGACAGAAAAATGGGCCGTTTCATTGATGACTGGATTGATAGCAAGTACGACGCCATCATCTTGTGGCCGGTACGCGAAGCGCCCATGGGCCCACCTGTGGACCGGGCCATTGACGCCGGGATTCCGGTGGTCAGTCTGGACAGGAGGACGTCTTCTCAAAATATCAGTTCCGAAGTGCTGGGAAATTTCTACGCTAACGGCTTGCAGCAGGGGTTGTTGCTAAACCACATGACAGGCGGCAAGGGAAAGATGATCCTGAATCGCAAGGCGCTGGGGAGCACGGCGGATTCAATGCGAACAGGTGCTTTTCTTGAGGCCATCGGCGATCAGAATTACCAAATTCTGGAATCATTCCACACCAATAGCCAACGGGCATTGGCGGTGAAATCAACCGCCCAGGCCCTTAAAGGACATTCCGATATAGACATCGTCTTCAACACCGGTGGCGAAGAAGCGTTGGGTGCACTGGATGCCGTTAAACAGGCTAAGCGCCTTAACAGCGCACCCGGCGGTAAAAAAATCATCTTCCTGGCCAATGACGATTCCAAGGCAACTGTCGAAGAAGTGCGTAAGGGAAATATAGAGGTGGTGGTTCCCTATACACCTTTCCTTGGCGGGCTTGGCGTGCGCGTCGCCCTGATGCATATCGGTTACAAGGAAGGCCTGATCAAGACAAAGCCAGAGAAACAGATTATCACCCCTAACCTGCCGATGATCACGCGGGAAAGGATGAACATTGATGGAATCCAGACCGTCACCCCCGATGAATGGCCATACGCTTACGGACCCGCTCCACAGCAATAA